A single region of the Mycobacterium lentiflavum genome encodes:
- a CDS encoding anti-sigma factor antagonist (This anti-anti-sigma factor, or anti-sigma factor antagonist, belongs to a family that includes characterized members SpoIIAA, RsbV, RsfA, and RsfB.), whose product MKTTADHAPPTSGPRLMLSTRLVYELGDPHSTLRATTDRRGSAVLIYAGGEIDACNEQTWRHLVNEAAGVVTSPGPLIVDVTGLDFMACCAVEVLADAAAALRRRAIELRLVSPQRIVSRIVEACGLSGMLPVYPTVDSALAR is encoded by the coding sequence ATGAAGACAACTGCAGATCATGCTCCCCCCACGTCGGGCCCGCGGCTGATGCTCAGCACGCGACTGGTCTACGAGCTCGGCGACCCGCACAGCACGCTGCGGGCGACCACGGATCGCCGGGGCTCGGCCGTGCTCATCTATGCGGGCGGCGAGATCGACGCCTGTAACGAGCAAACTTGGCGCCATCTGGTCAACGAAGCAGCCGGCGTCGTCACGTCCCCCGGTCCCCTGATCGTCGATGTCACCGGACTGGATTTCATGGCCTGCTGCGCGGTTGAGGTGCTGGCCGATGCGGCAGCAGCCCTGCGTCGGCGAGCAATCGAACTGCGGCTGGTCAGCCCCCAGCGAATCGTTTCCCGAATCGTCGAGGCGTGCGGGCTTAGCGGCATGTTGCCCGTTTACCCGACCGTGGACTCAGCGCTGGCTCGTTAG
- a CDS encoding TetR/AcrR family transcriptional regulator, which yields MENSDIVPAAPSARERILHAAYELFSRRGIRAVGTDEVIERAGVAKATLYRHFATKNDLVLAVLERREEIWTHGLIEAQSEQRGTTPEEQLLAIFDVMHEWFQLRDGFEGCSFINVLLELGADHPAGQASIAHIDHVRDIVRRRAQAAGLTDVEDFASSWHILMKGAIVLAAVGDLEAARRAQKMAVALIRQHRPAAVIGMGEATG from the coding sequence ATGGAAAATTCCGACATCGTGCCGGCCGCTCCGTCTGCCCGTGAACGGATCTTGCATGCGGCATATGAGCTGTTCAGCCGGCGTGGAATTCGTGCGGTCGGCACCGACGAGGTGATCGAGCGCGCCGGTGTCGCCAAGGCGACGTTGTACCGGCATTTCGCGACGAAGAACGACCTCGTGCTGGCCGTCCTGGAGCGCCGCGAAGAGATCTGGACGCACGGGTTGATCGAGGCCCAGTCGGAGCAGCGCGGCACGACGCCCGAGGAACAGCTGCTTGCCATCTTCGACGTGATGCACGAGTGGTTTCAGCTTCGGGACGGCTTTGAAGGCTGCTCGTTCATCAACGTGCTACTCGAGCTGGGTGCCGATCACCCCGCCGGGCAGGCCAGCATCGCGCACATCGACCACGTCCGCGACATCGTGCGCCGCCGTGCGCAGGCCGCCGGTCTCACCGATGTCGAGGACTTCGCTTCGTCATGGCACATCCTGATGAAGGGGGCCATCGTTCTCGCGGCCGTGGGCGATCTGGAGGCTGCTCGGCGCGCGCAGAAGATGGCCGTCGCCCT
- a CDS encoding glutamate--cysteine ligase 2: protein MRHLPSFGVEEEFLLVDPETGEPAPANSEVAAQAQRRGIALQRELSSCQVETASSVAASSAELRAELALLRRTAAQAAEASGVRLLALGLPPVTPHEFPITDTERYQRIGEKFGMIAHEQGICGCHVHVEVPSRAAAIKVSNWLRPWLPSLLALSANSALYRNTDTGYASWRSILWRRWPAAGPPPFFASPEQYDRTVRMLLDSGVILDSKMIYWDVRPSAKFPTVEVRVADVPATVEETVLLATLIRAAVMTALDVDGRGDDGGRLPPAVLRAAYWKAAHDGLSGDLLDSANQHRAVPARQQLDALVQWVRPALDELGEFDRATAELDRIMAQGNGAMRQRMVWQQRGDMMDVIDHAAAATAG, encoded by the coding sequence ATGCGTCACCTACCCAGCTTTGGTGTGGAGGAGGAATTTCTCCTCGTTGATCCTGAAACGGGCGAACCGGCCCCAGCCAATAGCGAGGTGGCCGCTCAGGCCCAGCGCCGGGGGATCGCGCTGCAGCGGGAATTGAGCAGTTGCCAAGTCGAAACCGCGTCCAGTGTGGCCGCCAGCAGCGCGGAACTGCGTGCCGAACTCGCACTGCTGCGGCGCACCGCGGCGCAGGCGGCCGAGGCCAGTGGCGTGCGGCTGCTGGCGCTGGGGCTTCCTCCGGTCACGCCCCACGAGTTCCCGATCACCGATACCGAGCGTTATCAGCGGATCGGGGAAAAGTTCGGGATGATCGCGCACGAGCAAGGCATCTGCGGCTGCCACGTGCACGTCGAGGTGCCCAGCCGGGCCGCCGCCATCAAGGTCAGCAACTGGCTGCGGCCGTGGCTGCCGTCTTTGCTTGCGCTGTCGGCGAATTCGGCGCTGTACCGCAATACCGACACCGGCTATGCCAGCTGGCGCAGCATCCTATGGCGACGCTGGCCGGCCGCCGGTCCGCCACCGTTCTTCGCCTCACCGGAGCAGTACGACCGCACTGTGCGGATGCTGCTCGACAGCGGGGTGATCCTGGATTCCAAGATGATCTATTGGGACGTGCGCCCGTCGGCAAAGTTCCCGACGGTCGAGGTGCGAGTGGCCGATGTACCGGCGACGGTCGAGGAGACGGTGCTGCTGGCCACCCTGATCCGGGCCGCCGTGATGACGGCGTTGGACGTCGACGGCCGCGGCGACGATGGTGGCCGATTGCCCCCGGCAGTACTGCGGGCGGCGTATTGGAAGGCCGCCCACGACGGACTATCGGGAGACTTGCTCGACTCGGCCAACCAGCACCGCGCGGTGCCGGCTCGTCAGCAGCTCGATGCGCTGGTGCAATGGGTGCGTCCGGCGCTCGACGAACTCGGCGAATTCGACCGTGCCACCGCCGAACTCGACCGCATCATGGCGCAGGGCAACGGGGCGATGCGGCAACGCATGGTCTGGCAACAGCGCGGCGACATGATGGACGTCATCGACCATGCCGCCGCTGCCACTGCGGGCTGA
- a CDS encoding sulfite exporter TauE/SafE family protein has protein sequence MLASHVLLIGLAGFAAGAINALVGSGTLITFPTLVALGYPPVTSTMSNAVGLVAGGVSATWGYRAELDGQWDRLRWQIPASLAGAALGAYLLLHLPEQVFIAVVPALLVLALLLVVSGPRIQSWARRKAEAQGRSAEHVSPVRMALLVLGTFAVGVYGGYFTAAQGILLVGVMGALLPESMQRMNAAKNLLALVVNVVAALGYTLVASERISWSVAAIIAASSLVGGLIGARYGRRLSPNALRSTIVVVGLIGLYRLLAA, from the coding sequence GTGTTGGCTTCGCATGTCCTGTTGATCGGTCTGGCCGGGTTCGCCGCCGGCGCGATCAATGCGCTCGTCGGATCGGGGACCTTGATCACGTTCCCGACGCTCGTCGCCCTCGGCTATCCGCCGGTCACCTCCACGATGTCGAACGCCGTCGGTCTGGTCGCCGGCGGTGTCTCGGCCACCTGGGGTTACCGCGCCGAGCTGGATGGTCAGTGGGATCGATTGCGTTGGCAGATCCCGGCGTCGCTGGCCGGTGCGGCGCTGGGCGCATACTTGCTACTGCACCTGCCCGAGCAGGTATTCATCGCAGTGGTGCCGGCGCTGCTGGTGCTGGCCCTGCTGCTGGTGGTATCCGGGCCGCGGATTCAATCCTGGGCGCGCCGTAAGGCCGAGGCCCAGGGCCGGTCCGCCGAACACGTCTCGCCGGTGCGGATGGCGCTGCTGGTGCTCGGCACGTTTGCCGTCGGGGTCTACGGCGGCTACTTCACCGCCGCGCAAGGCATCTTGCTGGTCGGCGTAATGGGCGCACTCTTGCCGGAGTCGATGCAGCGCATGAACGCGGCGAAGAACCTGTTGGCTCTCGTCGTGAATGTCGTTGCGGCCTTGGGTTATACGTTGGTGGCATCGGAGCGCATCAGTTGGTCGGTGGCCGCAATCATCGCGGCGAGTTCGCTGGTCGGTGGATTGATCGGCGCGAGATACGGCCGCCGCTTGTCGCCGAACGCATTGCGCTCCACGATCGTGGTGGTGGGCCTGATCGGGCTGTATCGCCTGTTAGCGGCGTAG